The Vescimonas coprocola genome includes a window with the following:
- the erm(B) gene encoding 23S rRNA (adenine(2058)-N(6))-methyltransferase Erm(B): MFTANKKGYYMNKNIKYSQNFLTSEKVLNQIIKQLNLKETDTVYEIGTGKGHLTTKLAKISKQVTSIELDSHLFNLSSEKLKLNTRVTLIHQDILQFQFPNKQRYKIVGSIPYHLSTQIIKKVVFESHASDIYLIVEEGFYKRTLDIHRTLGLLLHTQVSIQQLLKLPAECFHPKPKVNSVLIKLTRHTTDVPDKYWKLYTYFVSKWVNREYRQLFTKNQFHQAMKHAKVNNLSTVTYEQVLSIFNSYLLFNGRK, from the coding sequence ATATTCACAGCAAATAAAAAGGGATATTACATGAACAAAAATATAAAATATTCTCAAAACTTTTTAACGAGTGAAAAAGTACTCAACCAAATAATAAAACAATTGAATTTAAAAGAAACCGATACCGTTTACGAAATTGGAACAGGTAAAGGGCATTTAACGACGAAACTGGCTAAAATAAGTAAACAGGTAACGTCTATTGAATTAGACAGTCATCTATTCAACTTATCGTCAGAAAAATTAAAACTGAATACTCGTGTCACTTTAATTCACCAAGATATTCTACAGTTTCAATTCCCTAACAAACAGAGGTATAAAATTGTTGGGAGTATTCCTTACCATTTAAGCACACAAATTATTAAAAAAGTGGTTTTTGAAAGCCATGCGTCTGACATCTATCTGATTGTTGAAGAAGGATTCTACAAGCGTACCTTGGATATTCACCGAACACTAGGGTTGCTCTTGCACACTCAAGTCTCGATTCAGCAATTGCTTAAGCTGCCAGCGGAATGCTTTCATCCTAAACCAAAAGTAAACAGTGTCTTAATAAAACTTACCCGCCATACCACAGATGTTCCAGATAAATATTGGAAGCTATATACGTACTTTGTTTCAAAATGGGTCAATCGAGAATATCGTCAACTGTTTACTAAAAATCAGTTTCATCAAGCAATGAAACACGCCAAAGTAAACAATTTAAGTACCGTTACTTATGAGCAAGTATTGTCTATTTTTAATAGTTATCTATTATTTAACGGGAGGAAATAA
- a CDS encoding relaxase/mobilization nuclease domain-containing protein: protein MAATRLIALHVNKGKTVAQCLADRTDYSQNAAKTNDGEFISSYECDPKTADEEFLLSKRQYQHITGRQQKNNIIAYQIRQSFKPGEITPEEANQVGYETAMRWTKGKHAFIVATHIDKSHIHNHIIYNSTSLDATRKFKNFFLSGLAVQRLSDMVCLEHGLSIITPKPYRERQKRTVYPKKRTQRDELCDAIDAVLKQKPKSFDGFVQALADMGFEFKDGKQPAFKGENQKRFIRLRSLGEGYSKEEIQAVISGKNLHKSKGGSAKAPAPKQFQMLIDIQAKMAEGKTVGYEKWAKKFNRKEAARTVILLKEKGLGNYDDLTAHIENLSARFDALSDSIKVAEKRMVEVQALQQHIKNYRNTRQIYIEYRKSGYSKKFFEEHRQEITIHKAAKQAFDELQITKLPSMQSLYEEFHQLAVQKKQDYAEYRQIRKEKEELLIAKRTVETILNIDRQKEQEKEKEKEEKKNFR, encoded by the coding sequence ATGGCAGCGACAAGATTGATTGCACTCCATGTGAATAAGGGAAAGACGGTCGCTCAATGTTTGGCAGACAGAACCGACTACTCACAAAATGCCGCAAAAACCAATGATGGCGAATTTATCAGTTCCTATGAGTGTGATCCAAAGACAGCAGATGAGGAATTTCTGCTTTCCAAACGGCAGTATCAGCATATTACCGGCAGACAGCAGAAGAACAATATCATCGCATACCAGATACGCCAGTCCTTTAAGCCGGGAGAAATCACCCCGGAAGAAGCGAACCAAGTCGGCTATGAAACAGCGATGCGATGGACAAAGGGAAAACACGCTTTCATCGTTGCGACCCACATCGACAAATCCCACATTCACAATCATATCATTTATAATTCGACCTCGCTGGATGCCACACGGAAATTCAAAAACTTCTTTCTTTCCGGTCTGGCGGTGCAAAGACTCAGTGATATGGTTTGCCTGGAACACGGGCTGTCCATTATTACACCGAAGCCGTATCGGGAGCGCCAGAAAAGAACTGTTTATCCCAAGAAGCGTACCCAGCGTGACGAATTATGTGATGCGATTGATGCGGTGCTGAAGCAGAAACCAAAGAGCTTTGATGGCTTTGTTCAGGCTCTGGCTGACATGGGATTTGAGTTCAAGGATGGAAAGCAGCCTGCGTTCAAGGGCGAGAATCAGAAGCGTTTCATTCGGCTGCGTTCCCTGGGCGAAGGATATAGCAAAGAGGAAATTCAAGCGGTTATCTCCGGCAAGAACCTGCACAAATCAAAAGGCGGCTCTGCCAAGGCTCCTGCCCCGAAGCAGTTCCAGATGCTGATTGATATTCAGGCAAAGATGGCCGAGGGCAAGACGGTCGGTTATGAAAAGTGGGCGAAGAAGTTCAACCGAAAAGAAGCTGCCCGAACGGTAATCCTACTGAAAGAAAAAGGCTTGGGCAACTACGACGATCTGACTGCTCATATTGAAAATCTGTCTGCCCGGTTCGATGCGCTTTCTGATTCTATCAAGGTCGCAGAGAAACGTATGGTTGAGGTTCAGGCGTTGCAGCAGCACATCAAAAATTATCGCAACACAAGGCAAATTTATATCGAGTACCGCAAGTCTGGATATAGCAAAAAATTCTTTGAAGAACACCGTCAGGAAATCACAATTCATAAAGCGGCGAAGCAAGCCTTTGATGAATTGCAGATTACAAAGCTCCCGTCCATGCAATCATTGTATGAGGAGTTTCATCAGCTGGCAGTCCAGAAAAAGCAGGACTACGCTGAGTACCGTCAGATCAGAAAAGAGAAAGAAGAACTGCTGATTGCCAAACGGACGGTTGAAACGATTTTGAATATCGACAGGCAGAAAGAGCAGGAAAAAGAGAAAGAGAAAGAGGAAAAGAAGAACTTCCGTTAA
- a CDS encoding helix-turn-helix domain-containing protein, with product MIQFVGRDAYKQFWNFSKDEKENLATQLAIELPALRGKVGASQEEIASAVGISRQTYSAYENRTRPIPWSLYLALLFYCDYIPSTHYMIRQLELFPNELDECWLAGRVFIEEEK from the coding sequence TTGATTCAATTTGTAGGGCGAGATGCTTATAAGCAGTTTTGGAATTTTAGTAAAGATGAGAAAGAGAACTTGGCCACTCAATTGGCGATTGAGTTACCCGCACTCAGAGGAAAAGTTGGTGCATCACAAGAAGAAATTGCTTCGGCTGTTGGTATTTCACGACAAACTTATAGTGCCTACGAAAATCGGACACGCCCAATTCCATGGAGTTTATATCTAGCACTATTGTTTTATTGTGATTACATTCCAAGTACACATTATATGATTCGCCAGCTTGAATTATTCCCAAATGAATTAGACGAATGTTGGTTAGCTGGTAGAGTTTTTATTGAGGAAGAAAAATGA
- a CDS encoding plasmid mobilization protein: MAKRDQDVHFLASKEEVERIHEKMDELGIRSMGAYLRKMALDGYCIRLDLQDVKALVSLLRICSNNLNQYAKRANETGSIYRADIEDLQKRLEEIWTDMREVLVRLSSIQ; this comes from the coding sequence ATGGCAAAGCGAGATCAGGATGTTCATTTCCTTGCATCCAAGGAGGAGGTCGAGCGAATCCATGAGAAGATGGACGAGCTTGGCATCCGCAGCATGGGAGCCTATCTGCGGAAAATGGCTCTGGATGGTTACTGTATCAGACTGGATTTGCAGGATGTGAAAGCCCTGGTTTCGCTCCTGCGAATCTGCTCCAACAACCTGAACCAGTACGCAAAGCGAGCGAACGAAACAGGCAGCATCTATCGTGCTGACATTGAGGATTTGCAAAAACGGCTGGAGGAGATCTGGACGGACATGAGAGAAGTTCTTGTTCGCCTGTCCTCAATCCAGTAA
- a CDS encoding tyrosine-type recombinase/integrase, with amino-acid sequence MARKGENIYKRKDGRWEGRYIKSRSSTGKANYGYVYAKSYREVKAKLISQSSCTSNSVTVDPEISSDQFEQVAMEWFQAICPKVKESTSNKYRNLLSSYILPVFGSKQLRDITHEFIETQCNFFLVSGGLKENGLSSKTVSDILSLIRNVLQFATRNGKAISCDARSIQIKRQTKEMRVLSRAEQEKLCQYLYSNLDSCNIGILVCLFTGLRVGEICALRWEDVSFSDYTIHVHQTLQRIQDRTNSEYKTRIVVTTPKSACSIRTIPVPHGLMTILTAHKASSTGYILTNSDQNPLEPRTMQNHFKKVLKNSGITSANYHSLRHTFATRCIELGFDVKSLSEILGHASVNITMNRYVHPSMDLKRENMQRLSDLLAVK; translated from the coding sequence ATGGCACGAAAAGGAGAAAATATTTACAAAAGGAAAGACGGCAGATGGGAAGGAAGATACATTAAGTCCCGATCTTCTACAGGCAAAGCCAATTACGGTTATGTTTATGCAAAGTCATATCGAGAAGTCAAGGCAAAACTTATCAGTCAAAGTTCGTGCACGAGTAATTCTGTCACTGTCGATCCAGAAATTAGCTCAGATCAATTTGAACAGGTTGCTATGGAATGGTTTCAAGCTATATGTCCTAAAGTGAAGGAATCTACAAGCAACAAATATAGGAATCTTCTCAGCTCGTATATACTTCCTGTGTTCGGAAGCAAACAATTGCGTGATATAACACACGAGTTTATTGAAACGCAGTGTAATTTTTTCCTTGTTTCTGGTGGATTAAAGGAGAATGGACTTTCCTCTAAAACTGTTTCAGATATTTTATCTCTAATTCGAAATGTCTTACAATTTGCCACCCGAAACGGGAAAGCCATTTCTTGTGACGCACGATCTATACAGATAAAACGTCAAACGAAGGAAATGAGAGTTTTGAGTCGTGCTGAACAGGAAAAATTATGCCAATACTTGTATTCTAATCTTGATTCCTGCAATATTGGTATATTAGTATGTTTATTCACTGGTCTCAGAGTAGGTGAAATTTGTGCGTTACGATGGGAAGATGTTTCATTCTCAGATTACACAATCCACGTGCATCAAACGCTCCAGAGAATCCAAGATAGAACCAACAGTGAATACAAGACAAGGATTGTTGTTACCACACCAAAAAGTGCTTGCTCCATCCGTACTATTCCAGTACCCCATGGCTTAATGACTATTCTTACAGCACACAAAGCTTCTTCTACTGGCTACATCCTAACCAATAGCGATCAGAATCCATTAGAACCAAGAACCATGCAAAATCATTTTAAGAAGGTATTGAAAAACAGCGGAATCACCTCCGCAAATTATCACTCGTTACGTCATACATTTGCTACAAGGTGCATAGAGCTTGGATTCGATGTAAAAAGTCTCAGCGAAATATTGGGTCATGCCAGCGTGAATATTACAATGAATCGCTATGTACACCCATCCATGGATTTAAAAAGAGAAAATATGCAACGGCTTTCTGATTTATTAGCCGTCAAATAA
- a CDS encoding DUF1292 domain-containing protein — MDEDNIITLNDENGNEVEFEFLDLIPYRQNEYVVLLPIGDSDGQVVILQLKEIDDETEEYVGVENEFVLETVFALFKERNKDFFTFE, encoded by the coding sequence ATGGATGAAGACAACATTATAACTTTGAATGATGAGAATGGGAACGAAGTTGAATTTGAATTTCTTGACTTAATACCGTATCGCCAGAACGAATATGTTGTCCTGCTTCCTATTGGAGATTCGGATGGGCAAGTTGTTATTTTGCAGCTGAAAGAAATTGACGATGAAACAGAAGAATATGTTGGTGTTGAAAACGAATTTGTGTTAGAGACTGTCTTTGCTCTGTTCAAAGAGCGAAACAAAGATTTCTTTACATTTGAGTAA
- a CDS encoding zinc metalloprotease HtpX has translation MDIWHRVGRIVRFSNLGTLLFFTLNILLIVAVFGSSGSIVELICIYFFTVAISLSPLGEMCLAAFAGASDIKRVDIKLRVVPLVQYVLDKAKENTSYCPKKVKVKIIHDPAPNAFALGRQTLCITDGLLLLSDDMILGILAHEIGHLSYGHTVIQLLIGGGNIFISGCLLLIKISYWIFSAIMGLFAICSRSGVMGIITAVFAGISTALSWLWVKFCMLFLMWSMRQNEYLADEFAYKIGFGLELATVLDQHISDVPHDGFLSAIYSTHPCNDDRVAALQNLGVPYSRY, from the coding sequence ATGGATATTTGGCATCGTGTAGGCAGAATTGTTCGCTTCTCAAACTTAGGAACTCTTCTGTTCTTTACTCTTAATATTCTGCTGATTGTTGCTGTGTTCGGTTCGTCAGGAAGCATTGTTGAACTGATTTGTATTTACTTTTTCACAGTAGCTATCAGCTTATCCCCATTAGGCGAAATGTGCCTGGCTGCCTTCGCAGGAGCAAGCGATATAAAAAGAGTAGATATAAAACTTCGAGTTGTCCCGCTGGTTCAATATGTTTTAGATAAAGCAAAAGAGAACACATCATACTGTCCTAAAAAAGTGAAAGTGAAGATTATCCATGATCCTGCTCCAAATGCATTTGCTCTAGGTAGGCAAACACTATGCATAACTGACGGATTGCTTTTACTCTCCGATGATATGATACTTGGAATTCTCGCCCATGAGATCGGACATCTCTCATACGGACATACTGTTATCCAATTATTGATTGGCGGGGGCAATATATTTATATCCGGGTGCCTCCTGTTAATCAAAATATCCTACTGGATTTTTTCTGCAATCATGGGGCTGTTCGCAATATGCTCTCGTAGTGGTGTAATGGGTATAATTACCGCAGTTTTCGCAGGAATATCAACAGCACTTTCTTGGTTATGGGTAAAGTTCTGTATGCTTTTTCTGATGTGGTCTATGAGACAAAATGAGTATCTGGCTGATGAATTTGCTTATAAAATTGGTTTTGGTCTTGAATTAGCGACGGTATTAGACCAACATATCTCAGATGTTCCGCATGATGGTTTTCTCAGTGCAATATACTCAACTCATCCATGCAACGATGATAGGGTTGCAGCATTGCAAAATTTAGGTGTACCCTATTCTCGATACTAA
- a CDS encoding epsilon antitoxin, giving the protein MNHELNKNDSQLLEVNLLNQLKLAKRVNLFDYSLEELQAVHEYWRSMNRYSKQVLNKEKVA; this is encoded by the coding sequence TTGAACCATGAATTAAATAAAAATGACTCTCAATTATTGGAAGTCAATTTATTAAACCAATTAAAGCTTGCAAAACGTGTAAATCTTTTTGATTATTCTTTAGAAGAATTACAAGCCGTTCATGAGTATTGGCGGTCAATGAATCGTTACTCAAAACAAGTTTTGAATAAAGAGAAAGTGGCTTAA
- a CDS encoding AAA family ATPase — MNQGRIIVITGSPGTGKTTTASIVAKESDMDKSVHMHTDDFFHYLSKGAIPPHLPESNKQNLVVIEAFLEAAKRYARGGYDVIVDGIVGPWFLEPWKALAQEDYEVHYIVLRASKKETMKRAVERSKLDRKTNIELVETMWEQFSGLGIYESNVIDTTTFTIKDTVSAIKERVACGTSLLS; from the coding sequence ATGAATCAAGGAAGAATTATTGTGATTACAGGCTCACCGGGGACAGGAAAAACAACAACTGCGTCAATTGTCGCAAAGGAATCAGATATGGATAAATCAGTGCATATGCACACCGATGACTTTTTTCATTACTTAAGCAAAGGCGCAATACCACCACATTTGCCAGAATCCAACAAGCAAAATCTGGTTGTCATTGAAGCCTTTTTAGAAGCTGCAAAGCGATATGCTCGTGGCGGATATGATGTAATTGTAGATGGGATTGTCGGGCCATGGTTTTTGGAGCCATGGAAAGCTCTTGCCCAAGAAGATTACGAGGTACACTATATTGTATTAAGAGCGAGTAAAAAAGAAACTATGAAGCGAGCTGTGGAACGCTCAAAATTAGATAGAAAAACAAATATTGAATTAGTGGAAACAATGTGGGAGCAATTTTCCGGTTTGGGGATATATGAATCAAATGTCATAGACACAACTACATTCACAATTAAAGATACGGTTTCCGCAATAAAAGAAAGAGTTGCATGTGGGACGTCTTTACTATCTTAG